The following are encoded together in the Bos taurus isolate L1 Dominette 01449 registration number 42190680 breed Hereford chromosome 12, ARS-UCD2.0, whole genome shotgun sequence genome:
- the OXGR1 gene encoding 2-oxoglutarate receptor 1 produces the protein MNEPLDDFANASDFPDYAAALENCTSENIPLKTHYLPVIYSIIFLVGFPGNVIAISTYIFKMRPWRSSTIIMLNLACTDLLYLTSLPFLIHYYAGGDHWVFGDFMCKFIRFGFHFNLYSSILFLTCFSIFRYFVIIHPTSCFSVHKKRWAMVACVVVWIVSLVAVIPMTFLITATTSTNRSTCLDLTSSDDLTTIKWYNLILTTTTFCLPLVIVTLCYTMIIYTLTQGPQTHSCLKQKARRLTILLLLVFYICFLPFHILRVIRIESRLLSISCSTEHQIHEAYIVSRPLAALNTFGNLLLYVVVSSNFQQAVCSMVRCRAGGDLEQGKKVSQKNNP, from the coding sequence ATGAATGAGCCACTAGATGATTTTGCAAATGCCTCTGATTTCCCTGATTATGCAGCTGCTCTTGAAAATTGCACCAGTGAAAATATCCCACTCAAGACGCACTACCTCCCTGTTATTTATAGCATCATCTTCCTGGTGGGTTTTCCTGGAAATGTGATAGCCATCTCCACATACATCTTCAAAATGCGGCCCTGGAGGAGCAGCACCATCATCATGCTGAACCTGGCCTGTACCGACCTGCTGTATCTCACCAGCCTTCCCTTCCTGATTCATTACTATGCCGGCGGAGACCACTGGGTCTTCGGGGACTTCATGTGCAAGTTCATCCGCTTCGGCTTCCACTTCAACCTGTACAGCAGCATCCTCTTCCTCACCTGCTTTAGCATCTTCCGCTACTTTGTCATCATTCACCCCACGAGCTGCTTCTCCGTCCACAAAAAGCGATGGGCCATGGTGGCCTGTGTGGTGGTGTGGATCGTGTCGCTGGTGGCCGTCATACCCATGACCTTCCTGATCACAGCTACCACCAGCACCAACAGATCCACCTGCCTTGACCTCACCAGCTCGGATGACCTCACAACCATCAAATGGTACAATCTAATTTTGACCACCACCACTTTCTGCCTCCCCTTGGTGATAGTGACGCTCTGCTATACAATGATTATCTACACCCTAACGCAAGGACCTCAGACGCACAGCTGCCTGAAGCAGAAAGCGCGCAGGCTCACCATTCTGCTGCTTCTCGTGTTTTATATATGCTTTTTGCCCTTCCATATCTTGAGGGTCATTCGGATCGAATCTCGCCTGCTTTCCATTAGCTGCTCCACTGAGCATCAGATCCATGAAGCATACATCGTTTCGAGACCACTAGCTGCCCTGAACACCTTTGGTAACCTGCTATTGTATGTGGTAGTCAGCAGCAACTTCCAGCAGGCCGTCTGCTCCATGGTAAGATGCAGAGCAGGTGGGGACCTGGAGCAGGGAAAGAAAGTCAGTCAAAAAAACAACCCTTGA